A region from the Variovorax sp. V93 genome encodes:
- a CDS encoding ABC transporter ATP-binding protein encodes MSEVLAFDHVTAGYGNAVVLDRLDFSLRQGESLAILGRNGVGKTTLLETLMGNTRVMQGAVRWQGADITRWPSHRRARAGLGWVPQEREVFPSLTVEENLTVIARPGGWNLQRVYGFFPRLRERRSNYGNQLSGGEQQMLAIGRALMTHPKLLLLDEPMEGLAPIIVEELAAAIRRLCEAEGLASVVVEQHPVLALEMTHRAIVLERGTVVHAGPSNELAADHGLLEGLLGVGV; translated from the coding sequence ATGTCTGAAGTGCTTGCCTTCGACCACGTCACGGCCGGCTACGGCAACGCCGTGGTGCTCGACCGTCTCGACTTTTCGCTGCGGCAGGGCGAAAGCCTCGCCATCCTCGGGCGCAACGGCGTGGGCAAGACCACGCTGCTGGAAACGCTGATGGGCAACACCCGCGTGATGCAGGGCGCGGTCCGATGGCAGGGCGCGGACATCACGCGCTGGCCCTCGCACCGGCGCGCGCGCGCGGGCCTGGGCTGGGTGCCGCAGGAGCGCGAGGTGTTTCCCTCGCTCACCGTGGAAGAAAACCTCACGGTGATCGCGCGGCCGGGCGGCTGGAACCTCCAGCGCGTCTACGGCTTCTTTCCGCGCCTGCGCGAGCGGCGCAGCAACTACGGCAACCAGCTCTCCGGCGGCGAACAGCAGATGCTCGCCATCGGCCGCGCGCTGATGACCCATCCGAAGCTGCTGCTGCTCGACGAACCGATGGAAGGCCTGGCGCCGATCATCGTGGAAGAGCTGGCCGCCGCGATTCGCCGCCTGTGCGAGGCCGAAGGCCTGGCGTCCGTCGTCGTGGAGCAGCACCCCGTGCTGGCGCTGGAGATGACGCACCGCGCGATCGTGCTGGAGCGCGGCACCGTGGTGCATGCCGGGCCGAGCAACGAGCTGGCCGCCGATCACGGCCTGCTCGAAGGGCTGCTCGGCGTGGGGGTCTGA
- a CDS encoding BON domain-containing protein: MSRGAAFMCVSVLLAAQNVAAQEPAAPLKQNWFDDPFFQVSAGQPACAMPEGPLYTAEERRAQTHSRLERGTSCWLAGKCTDSNAYRYDKPLAPKVRAALSAVPGVQKASVWVMIQRRWIYLQGCVPSAAVARKLERAARAVPDVETVVPDLMVGTRGKPPYPVAGR; the protein is encoded by the coding sequence GTGAGCCGCGGCGCTGCGTTCATGTGCGTGTCGGTGCTGCTGGCTGCGCAGAACGTCGCGGCGCAGGAGCCGGCAGCACCGCTCAAGCAGAACTGGTTCGACGATCCGTTCTTCCAGGTCTCCGCCGGCCAGCCCGCCTGTGCCATGCCCGAAGGCCCGCTCTATACCGCCGAGGAGCGCCGTGCCCAGACCCATTCGCGGCTGGAGCGCGGCACCAGCTGCTGGCTCGCGGGCAAATGCACCGACAGCAACGCCTACCGCTACGACAAGCCGCTCGCGCCCAAGGTGCGCGCCGCGCTCTCGGCCGTGCCGGGCGTGCAGAAGGCCAGCGTGTGGGTGATGATCCAGCGGCGCTGGATCTACCTGCAGGGCTGCGTGCCCTCGGCCGCCGTGGCCAGGAAGCTCGAACGCGCCGCGCGTGCGGTGCCCGATGTCGAAACCGTGGTGCCCGACCTGATGGTGGGCACGCGGGGCAAGCCGCCTTATCCGGTGGCCGGCCGGTGA
- a CDS encoding ABC transporter substrate-binding protein, producing the protein MTVPVPRESIAPLSTRRRHVLTGLAATAAGASLGFPALAQSRAVRIGTTFDNSSVEKANGQGLHQGSSAFFNALNKAGGINGTKIELVMADDQFKPDLAKANALAFEKDSSVLALVHPLGTRQTSEVMDAVPGMAVVGPITGTISLRKKTSPNTFWVRVNYDQEIDKLVSTAAVLGQSRIGLVHSNDPLGQSVLAAFKASLAKARLEPAVIATTPNTTSMEVGPAAEAIAKAKPQVVLIGLAGTAPAFMKALRDAGGNSSAYGLSITASALSAMGDLARGLGFVVVVPSPFSTRFEIVRRYQADMLANGTREFSLTSLEGYMNAAVLAEGMRRAGGSLTRASVMAGMASIENFDLGGVKISYGRTNREGGQFVDVAVIGSRGQMLS; encoded by the coding sequence ATGACCGTTCCCGTGCCGCGCGAGTCGATTGCGCCGCTTTCCACCCGCCGTCGCCATGTGCTGACCGGTCTGGCCGCAACGGCGGCCGGTGCGAGCCTGGGATTTCCGGCGCTGGCGCAGAGCAGGGCCGTCCGCATCGGGACCACCTTCGACAACAGCAGCGTCGAGAAGGCCAACGGCCAGGGGCTCCACCAGGGTTCGAGCGCCTTCTTCAATGCGCTGAACAAGGCAGGGGGCATCAACGGCACGAAGATCGAACTCGTCATGGCCGACGACCAGTTCAAGCCCGACCTCGCCAAGGCCAATGCACTGGCCTTCGAGAAGGACAGCTCCGTGCTCGCGCTGGTGCATCCGCTCGGCACCCGCCAGACGTCCGAGGTGATGGACGCCGTGCCCGGCATGGCCGTGGTGGGGCCCATCACCGGCACCATCTCGCTGCGCAAGAAGACCTCGCCCAATACCTTCTGGGTGCGCGTCAACTACGACCAGGAAATCGACAAGCTCGTGAGCACGGCGGCCGTGCTGGGCCAGAGCCGCATCGGTCTCGTGCATTCGAACGATCCGCTCGGGCAATCGGTGCTGGCAGCGTTCAAGGCATCGCTCGCCAAGGCCAGGCTGGAGCCGGCCGTCATCGCGACCACGCCCAACACCACCAGCATGGAAGTCGGCCCCGCGGCCGAGGCCATCGCCAAGGCCAAGCCGCAGGTCGTGCTCATCGGCCTGGCCGGCACGGCGCCGGCTTTCATGAAGGCATTGCGCGACGCGGGCGGCAACAGCTCGGCCTACGGGCTTTCGATCACTGCAAGCGCGCTGTCCGCCATGGGCGACCTGGCGCGCGGCCTGGGCTTCGTGGTCGTGGTGCCGTCGCCGTTCTCGACCAGGTTCGAGATCGTGCGCCGCTACCAGGCCGACATGCTGGCCAACGGCACCAGGGAGTTCTCGCTGACCAGCCTGGAGGGCTACATGAACGCCGCCGTGCTCGCCGAAGGCATGCGCCGCGCCGGCGGCTCGCTCACGCGCGCTTCGGTGATGGCGGGAATGGCCAGCATCGAGAATTTCGATCTGGGCGGGGTGAAGATCAGCTACGGGCGCACGAACCGCGAAGGCGGGCAGTTCGTGGACGTGGCCGTGATCGGCAGCCGCGGCCAGATGCTGAGCTAG
- a CDS encoding SDR family oxidoreductase gives MARSNTVLVLGATGGIGSEVARQLRDAGWQVRALKRGAADTAAQKDGITWISGDAMDRHAVAEAAKGCSVIVHAVNPPGYRRWPQLVLPMLDNTIAAATAEGATIVLPGTVYNYGPDAFALLAEDSPQRPATRKGAIRVEMESRLEAASRRGARVLIVRAGDFFGPKAGNNWFSQGLVKAGKPVGTVSYPGRGGIGHQWSYLPDVARTMVELLERRDRLEAFASFHMAGHWDADGTRMSGAIRRVVARRTGVEPRVVAFPWWLLTLASPFFATFREMREMRYLWETPVRMDNARLVAFLGREPHTPLDEAVEASLEGMACLRTPPVAVPA, from the coding sequence ATGGCCCGCAGCAACACGGTTCTGGTTCTTGGTGCCACCGGCGGCATCGGCAGCGAGGTGGCGCGGCAACTGCGCGACGCGGGGTGGCAGGTGCGCGCACTGAAGCGCGGCGCGGCGGATACAGCGGCGCAGAAGGACGGCATCACCTGGATCTCCGGCGATGCGATGGACCGCCATGCCGTGGCCGAGGCCGCGAAGGGCTGCTCGGTCATCGTGCATGCGGTCAATCCGCCCGGCTACCGCCGCTGGCCGCAGCTGGTGCTGCCGATGCTCGACAACACCATTGCGGCCGCCACGGCCGAAGGCGCCACCATCGTGCTGCCCGGCACGGTCTACAACTACGGGCCGGATGCGTTTGCCCTGCTCGCCGAAGATTCGCCGCAGCGCCCCGCGACGCGCAAGGGCGCGATCCGCGTGGAGATGGAAAGTCGGCTCGAAGCCGCCAGCCGCCGCGGCGCCCGCGTGCTGATCGTGCGCGCCGGCGACTTCTTCGGCCCGAAGGCCGGCAACAACTGGTTCTCGCAGGGGCTGGTCAAGGCGGGAAAGCCGGTCGGCACGGTGAGCTACCCAGGCAGGGGCGGCATCGGCCACCAGTGGTCCTACCTGCCGGACGTGGCGCGCACCATGGTCGAACTGCTGGAGCGCCGCGACAGGCTGGAGGCCTTCGCGAGCTTTCACATGGCCGGCCACTGGGATGCGGACGGCACGCGCATGAGCGGCGCCATCCGCCGCGTGGTGGCGCGCCGCACGGGTGTCGAACCGCGCGTGGTGGCCTTTCCGTGGTGGCTGCTGACCCTGGCTTCGCCGTTCTTCGCGACCTTTCGCGAGATGCGCGAAATGCGCTACCTGTGGGAGACGCCGGTGCGGATGGACAATGCGCGGCTGGTCGCGTTTCTCGGCCGCGAGCCGCACACGCCGCTCGACGAAGCAGTCGAGGCTTCGCTCGAAGGCATGGCGTGCCTGCGCACGCCACCGGTGGCAGTGCCCGCCTGA
- a CDS encoding glutaminase, whose product MKDTDFQPVLDDIVATLRPLLGTAGTVASYIPALACIDPRQLGIALRTCDGTEAFAGDAETPFSIQSVSKLFTLTLAMQRMGDALWERIGREPSGNPFNSLVQLENEQGKPRNPFINAGAIAVADRLVSQALQAGGGAKADILALMGSLCGEPISFDDEVARSEAATGFRNIALANFMKSFGKIDNDVAVVLDTYFHQCALRMSCRQLARAAAFLCRDGAHPIDGRAEVTGERQTRRINALMLTCGTYDAAGDVAFSIGLPCKSGVGGGIVAVVPDRLTLCVWSPALDATGNSLLGMKALELFVARTGLSVF is encoded by the coding sequence ATGAAGGACACGGACTTCCAGCCGGTGCTCGACGACATTGTCGCCACCCTGCGGCCGCTGCTGGGCACCGCCGGCACGGTGGCCAGCTACATCCCGGCGCTGGCCTGCATCGACCCGCGCCAGCTCGGCATTGCGCTGCGCACCTGCGACGGCACCGAGGCCTTCGCGGGCGATGCTGAAACGCCGTTCTCGATCCAGAGCGTGTCCAAGCTCTTCACGCTGACGCTGGCCATGCAGCGCATGGGCGACGCACTGTGGGAGCGCATCGGCCGCGAGCCTTCGGGCAATCCCTTCAACTCGCTGGTGCAGCTGGAGAACGAGCAGGGCAAGCCGCGCAATCCGTTCATCAATGCGGGCGCCATCGCAGTGGCCGACCGCCTCGTGAGCCAGGCGCTGCAGGCCGGCGGCGGCGCCAAGGCCGACATCCTGGCGCTGATGGGCAGCCTCTGCGGCGAGCCGATCTCGTTCGACGACGAGGTGGCACGCTCCGAGGCCGCGACCGGCTTTCGCAACATCGCGCTCGCCAACTTCATGAAGAGCTTCGGCAAGATCGACAACGACGTGGCCGTGGTGCTCGACACCTACTTTCACCAGTGCGCGCTGCGCATGAGCTGCCGCCAGCTGGCGCGCGCGGCGGCCTTCCTGTGCCGCGACGGCGCGCATCCGATCGACGGCCGGGCCGAGGTGACCGGCGAGCGGCAGACGCGGCGCATCAATGCGCTGATGCTCACCTGCGGCACCTACGACGCCGCGGGCGACGTGGCGTTCTCCATCGGCCTGCCGTGCAAGAGCGGCGTGGGCGGCGGCATCGTGGCCGTGGTGCCCGACCGGCTCACGCTGTGCGTGTGGTCGCCCGCGCTGGACGCCACGGGCAACTCGTTGCTGGGAATGAAGGCGCTGGAACTCTTCGTCGCGCGGACCGGGCTGTCGGTCTTCTGA
- a CDS encoding DMT family transporter has protein sequence MIQRKTHLDSLAIGLLIACCAFWGLQQILIKTTVAEVPPLWQASVRMAGAVALLWLWCLWRRVPLFERDGTLPGGLLVGLLFAGEFACIYLGLQHTSASRLTVFLYTAPFWVSLLLPRWVPAERLRGLQWLGLGIAFAAVLFAFSEGFGHSSSGQLVGDAMAIVGGMLWGLTTLALRTTRLATASAEKALFYQVAVTAAVCPLLSLALGERWGFSYSAWAWTSIGLQTVIGAFASYLTWMWLLRHYPATQMSSFSFLTPLFALVFGVALLGEPLTLQLMLALVGVGLGIVMVNRRKARA, from the coding sequence ATGATCCAGCGCAAGACCCACCTCGACTCCCTCGCCATCGGCCTTCTCATCGCATGCTGCGCGTTCTGGGGCTTGCAGCAGATCCTCATCAAGACCACCGTCGCCGAAGTGCCTCCGCTCTGGCAGGCCTCGGTGCGCATGGCGGGCGCCGTGGCGCTGCTCTGGCTCTGGTGCCTGTGGCGCCGCGTGCCGCTGTTCGAGCGCGACGGCACGCTGCCGGGCGGGCTGCTCGTGGGCCTGCTGTTTGCGGGCGAGTTCGCCTGCATCTACCTGGGGCTGCAGCACACCTCGGCTTCGAGGCTCACGGTGTTCCTGTACACCGCGCCGTTCTGGGTCTCGCTGCTGCTGCCGCGCTGGGTGCCCGCCGAGCGCCTGCGCGGCCTGCAGTGGCTGGGCCTGGGCATCGCCTTCGCGGCGGTGCTGTTCGCGTTCAGCGAAGGCTTCGGGCATTCAAGTTCGGGCCAGCTGGTTGGCGATGCGATGGCGATCGTGGGCGGCATGCTCTGGGGCCTGACCACGCTGGCGCTGCGCACCACGCGGCTCGCCACCGCGAGCGCCGAGAAGGCCCTGTTCTACCAGGTGGCGGTGACCGCGGCCGTGTGCCCGCTGCTGTCGTTGGCGCTCGGCGAGCGCTGGGGCTTCTCGTATTCGGCGTGGGCATGGACCTCGATCGGCCTGCAGACCGTGATCGGCGCCTTCGCGAGCTACCTCACCTGGATGTGGCTGCTGCGGCACTATCCTGCCACGCAGATGTCGTCGTTCAGCTTTCTGACGCCGCTGTTCGCGCTGGTGTTCGGCGTGGCGCTGCTCGGCGAACCGCTCACGCTGCAGCTGATGCTGGCGCTGGTGGGCGTGGGCCTGGGCATCGTGATGGTCAACCGACGAAAGGCGCGGGCATGA
- a CDS encoding flavin reductase family protein encodes MTSSRRAKPPTFSPEEFREALGMFATGVTIVTARSAEGTLVGLTANSFNSVSLAPPLVLWSLARAAGSMPALSTGSHYAINILAANQKGLAERFATKNIDRWADVAFTEGLGGAPVLAGAAASFECFNRSRYDEGDHVIFVGEVERCTHNAGASPLLFHGGRFYTEHPL; translated from the coding sequence GTGACCTCCTCCCGCCGGGCCAAGCCCCCTACCTTTTCGCCCGAAGAATTCCGCGAAGCGCTCGGCATGTTCGCCACCGGCGTGACCATCGTCACCGCGCGCTCGGCCGAAGGCACGCTGGTCGGCCTCACGGCCAACTCGTTCAATTCGGTGTCGCTCGCGCCGCCGCTGGTGCTGTGGAGCCTGGCGCGCGCGGCCGGCTCGATGCCGGCGCTCAGCACCGGCTCGCACTACGCCATCAACATCCTGGCCGCCAACCAGAAGGGGCTGGCCGAGCGCTTCGCCACCAAGAACATCGACCGCTGGGCCGACGTGGCCTTCACCGAGGGGCTTGGCGGCGCGCCGGTGCTGGCCGGTGCGGCGGCGAGCTTCGAATGCTTCAACCGCAGCCGCTACGACGAGGGCGACCACGTGATCTTCGTCGGCGAGGTGGAGCGCTGCACCCACAACGCCGGCGCCTCGCCGCTGCTGTTCCACGGCGGGCGCTTCTACACGGAACATCCCTTGTGA
- a CDS encoding LysR family transcriptional regulator, giving the protein MTSNIDWELYRSFLAVLREGSLSGAARALGITQPTAGRHVAALEKALGVVLFTRSQVGLMPTEIALALRGHAEAMESTAASLARAATSQGEGVRGVVRVSASEVIGVEVLPPIVARLREQHPALKVELVSTNRVQDLLRREADIAVRMVRPKQEQLVARRIGQIELGFHAHKDYLARHGTPRRLEELAAHSVIGYDQPSAFVRNAGKSLKGFSRDAFSLRTDSDLAQLALIRAGAGIGICQAGLALRNAALVRLMRRTFSLKLETWVTMHEDLRSSPRCRAAFDALVDGLQHYIGTQAQAKMDRARTQAPE; this is encoded by the coding sequence ATGACATCGAACATCGACTGGGAGCTCTATCGCTCCTTTCTCGCCGTGCTGCGGGAGGGCTCGCTCTCCGGTGCGGCGCGCGCGCTCGGCATCACCCAACCGACGGCGGGACGCCATGTCGCGGCGCTGGAAAAAGCCCTGGGCGTGGTGCTCTTCACGCGCTCGCAGGTCGGCTTGATGCCGACCGAAATTGCCCTGGCGCTGCGGGGCCACGCCGAGGCAATGGAGAGCACCGCCGCCTCCCTGGCGCGCGCCGCCACCAGCCAGGGCGAGGGCGTGCGCGGCGTGGTGCGGGTGTCCGCCAGCGAAGTGATCGGCGTCGAGGTGCTGCCGCCCATCGTCGCGCGGCTGCGCGAGCAACACCCGGCCCTGAAGGTGGAGCTGGTGTCGACCAACCGCGTCCAGGACCTGCTGCGGCGCGAGGCCGACATTGCCGTGCGCATGGTCCGCCCGAAGCAGGAGCAGCTGGTGGCGCGCCGCATCGGCCAGATCGAGCTCGGCTTCCACGCGCACAAGGACTACCTGGCCCGCCATGGAACACCGCGCAGGCTCGAGGAACTGGCGGCGCATTCGGTCATCGGCTACGACCAGCCTTCGGCCTTCGTGCGCAATGCGGGCAAGTCGCTGAAGGGCTTCAGCCGCGATGCCTTCTCGCTGCGCACCGACAGCGACCTGGCGCAGCTCGCGCTGATCCGCGCCGGTGCGGGCATCGGCATCTGCCAGGCCGGGCTCGCCCTGCGCAACGCGGCGCTGGTGCGCCTGATGCGGCGCACGTTTTCCCTGAAGCTCGAGACCTGGGTCACGATGCACGAGGATCTTCGCAGCAGTCCGCGCTGCCGCGCCGCCTTCGATGCATTGGTCGATGGCCTGCAGCACTACATCGGCACGCAGGCGCAGGCGAAAATGGACCGCGCACGAACACAAGCACCCGAATGA
- a CDS encoding phospholipase D family protein produces MAASCFIRRLAALVWVAVASAWLAGCAGLPPPQPSAPSAAITDVADTALGQLARLRAPQESASLSGFRLLPEAAFAFDARISLARHAEKSLDVQYYLIQNDDVGLLLLRELREAAARGVRVRLLVDDLYTAGEDEVFSTLSAFPNVEVRLFNPLPSRVGSFAMRLLFSFGDFGRINHRMHNKLLVADNSFAVSGGRNIANEYFMRGTAANFIDMDVLSTGPVVRQMSEGFDRYWNSEHVWPIERIAPLRMPVEEAQKRFDAIAGAALPDVQMRQRDVLNRSPVGEQLATGKLDLQWAPFTLFVDDPAKITRKPEAAYEGSVTEGALGVINSAKREVKIASPYFIPGARGMAMMKKAIERGGRITVVTNSLGATDEPLAYAGYERYRADMLKIGVTIYEIAPTLTGRSGRFGNFRHSISRLHAKLAVIDDERFFVGSMNLDRRSASVNTEMGLVIDSPALVADYERLMSGERVSLGYRLRLSPDGRRAQWLEYDDGGGGDIVHEDEPGEFLWLRFKNWLLLPIVGEELL; encoded by the coding sequence ATGGCAGCCTCTTGCTTTATCCGCAGACTCGCAGCCCTGGTGTGGGTCGCCGTGGCCTCGGCGTGGCTGGCGGGCTGCGCGGGCCTGCCGCCGCCACAGCCTAGCGCGCCGTCCGCGGCCATCACCGATGTCGCCGACACTGCGCTCGGCCAGCTGGCGCGGCTGCGCGCGCCGCAGGAGTCCGCATCGCTGTCGGGCTTCCGGCTGCTGCCGGAGGCGGCCTTTGCCTTCGACGCGCGCATTTCGCTCGCGCGGCATGCCGAGAAGTCGCTCGACGTGCAGTACTACCTGATCCAGAACGACGACGTCGGCCTGCTGCTGCTGCGCGAACTGCGCGAGGCCGCCGCGCGCGGCGTGCGGGTGCGCCTCCTGGTGGACGATCTCTACACGGCCGGCGAGGACGAGGTGTTCAGCACGCTCTCGGCCTTTCCGAACGTCGAGGTGCGGCTGTTCAATCCGCTGCCGTCGCGCGTCGGTTCGTTCGCGATGCGGCTCCTGTTCTCGTTCGGCGATTTCGGCCGCATCAACCACCGCATGCACAACAAGCTGCTGGTGGCCGACAACAGCTTTGCCGTCTCGGGCGGGCGCAACATCGCCAACGAATACTTCATGCGCGGCACGGCGGCGAACTTCATCGACATGGACGTGCTCTCCACCGGACCGGTCGTGCGCCAGATGTCCGAAGGCTTCGACCGCTACTGGAACAGCGAGCATGTCTGGCCCATCGAGCGCATTGCGCCGCTGCGCATGCCGGTCGAAGAGGCGCAGAAGCGCTTCGATGCCATTGCCGGCGCGGCGCTGCCCGATGTGCAGATGCGCCAGCGCGACGTCCTGAACAGATCGCCCGTGGGCGAGCAACTCGCCACCGGCAAGCTCGACCTGCAATGGGCGCCATTCACGCTGTTCGTGGACGACCCCGCGAAGATCACGCGCAAGCCAGAGGCCGCCTACGAGGGCAGCGTGACCGAGGGTGCGCTCGGCGTCATCAACTCGGCGAAGCGCGAAGTCAAGATCGCTTCGCCGTATTTCATTCCGGGCGCACGCGGCATGGCCATGATGAAGAAGGCCATCGAGCGTGGCGGGCGCATCACCGTGGTGACCAACTCGCTCGGCGCCACCGATGAACCGCTGGCCTACGCAGGCTACGAACGCTATCGCGCCGACATGCTGAAGATCGGCGTCACCATCTACGAGATCGCGCCCACGCTCACCGGGCGCTCGGGGCGCTTCGGCAATTTCAGGCACTCGATCAGCCGGCTGCATGCCAAGCTCGCGGTGATCGATGACGAGCGCTTTTTTGTCGGTTCGATGAACCTCGACCGCCGCTCGGCCTCGGTGAACACCGAAATGGGCCTCGTGATCGACAGCCCGGCGCTGGTGGCCGACTATGAAAGGCTCATGAGCGGGGAGCGCGTCAGCCTGGGCTACCGGCTGCGGCTGTCGCCCGACGGCCGCCGCGCGCAATGGCTGGAATACGACGACGGCGGCGGCGGCGACATCGTCCACGAGGACGAGCCCGGCGAGTTTCTATGGCTGCGCTTCAAGAACTGGCTGCTGCTGCCGATCGTGGGCGAAGAACTGCTGTAG
- a CDS encoding nucleoside recognition domain-containing protein: MLNGLWLGFFAVAMLAALGRWLVGGDPAVFAAIVESLFAMARLAVEVMVLLFGTLTLWLGFLRIAEAAGLVGWLARLLGPLFRRLMPGVPAGHPALGLITMNFAANALGLDNAATPIGLKAMRELQRLNPDPVTATNAQILFLVLNASSLTLLPVTIFMYRAQQGASDPTMVFLPILLATSASTLVGLLSVAVAQRLRLWDPVVLAYLVPGALLLGGFMALLGTLSAAAIASLSSLMGNLALFGVIIVFLLAGAIRRIKVYECFIEGAKEGFDIAKNLLPYLVAMLCAVGVLRASGALDFVLGGLRWLVSAGGWDARFVDAMPTALVKPFSGSAARAMLIETMKSQGVDSFPALVAATIQGSTETTFYVLAVYFGAVGIQRARHAVACALLAELAGVLAAIAVCYWFFG, encoded by the coding sequence GTGCTCAACGGCTTGTGGCTGGGTTTCTTCGCAGTGGCGATGCTGGCGGCGCTCGGGCGCTGGCTCGTGGGCGGCGATCCGGCGGTTTTCGCGGCGATCGTCGAAAGCCTGTTCGCGATGGCGCGGCTCGCGGTCGAGGTGATGGTGCTGCTGTTCGGCACGCTCACGCTGTGGCTCGGCTTCCTGCGCATCGCGGAGGCGGCGGGGCTCGTGGGCTGGCTCGCGCGCCTGCTGGGCCCGCTGTTCCGGCGGCTCATGCCCGGCGTACCCGCGGGCCATCCGGCGCTGGGCCTGATCACGATGAACTTCGCGGCCAATGCGCTCGGGCTCGACAACGCGGCCACGCCCATCGGCCTGAAGGCCATGCGCGAACTGCAGCGGCTCAACCCCGACCCGGTCACGGCCACCAACGCGCAGATCCTGTTCCTGGTGCTCAACGCGTCTTCGCTCACGCTGCTGCCCGTGACGATCTTCATGTACCGCGCGCAGCAGGGCGCGAGCGATCCGACGATGGTGTTCCTGCCGATCCTGCTGGCCACCAGCGCATCGACGCTGGTCGGCCTGCTCTCGGTGGCCGTGGCGCAGCGCCTGCGTCTGTGGGACCCGGTGGTGCTGGCCTACCTGGTGCCGGGCGCGCTGCTGCTGGGCGGCTTCATGGCGCTCTTGGGCACGCTCTCGGCGGCGGCGATTGCGTCGCTCTCCTCGCTCATGGGCAATCTTGCGCTGTTCGGCGTGATCATCGTGTTCCTGCTGGCCGGTGCGATCCGCCGCATCAAGGTCTACGAGTGTTTCATCGAGGGCGCGAAGGAAGGCTTCGACATCGCGAAGAACCTGCTGCCCTACCTGGTGGCGATGCTGTGCGCGGTCGGCGTGCTGCGCGCCTCGGGTGCGCTGGACTTCGTGCTCGGCGGCCTGCGCTGGCTGGTGAGCGCGGGCGGCTGGGATGCGCGCTTCGTCGACGCCATGCCCACCGCCCTGGTCAAGCCCTTCTCGGGCAGCGCGGCGCGCGCGATGCTGATCGAAACCATGAAGAGCCAGGGCGTGGACAGCTTCCCGGCCCTCGTGGCCGCCACCATCCAGGGCAGCACCGAGACCACCTTCTACGTGCTGGCGGTGTATTTCGGTGCCGTCGGCATCCAGCGTGCAAGGCATGCGGTGGCGTGCGCGCTGCTGGCCGAGCTGGCGGGGGTGCTGGCGGCGATTGCGGTCTGCTATTGGTTCTTTGGCTGA